From Quercus lobata isolate SW786 chromosome 11, ValleyOak3.0 Primary Assembly, whole genome shotgun sequence:
GTGCCGTTACtcattacaatttacaaatgATTTGAAAAAGAGCCCTTTCCCGCATCCcccaatttttaattttttttaataaataatttagttgTTACATTAAGTGAGAAAAGGGATTCAAACATTGGTtctttttattaacaaaattagGCAATACCAATTACAAGACTATTcccataaaactaaaaaaaaaaaaaaaaaagagattacaAAACTCTTTAGCAAAAAAGGTTATGGCTAATGTAAGTAGTTATTAAGAGAACACATAATTAACATGAATTTCTCTTATTTGTTTAAGATTATTTGGAACAATATTAACTTACCTATTActaacggttttttttttttttccttctacttttagggaaataaattttttaagaatttattttttgttgtcatttaaaatttcaaaaaataaatattttcaatttatagtaattatttaatttaaactatgaaaaataaaatatcaattttagaGAAATAACAGTTTGGCAAAAAGGAgcaaacactaaaaaattatatcaattttgaatattctaccaattcaccaaaaaataagCATCCAACTGCGCCGTTTTAGCCTTTGAAGGTTTCAACCATGACCCCCTTTAAATCCAAGTTTATATCGCCTGTTTCATTTCATCAAGAGATTACCCAAAtcttacctttttattttttatttttttataataataataaaaataataataataataataataataataataataaaaacgcTTCCGAAACATAACAAAATCTCgcaacattaaaatttattattataataaaaaaatagaatgctTCAGAAGcacaacaaaatttcacaacattaaaatttattgttatatgggtctctcaattttttttataattttttttttaaatggtaagaactttatttattttttaaatatcagCTGATGGCCACGTCAAATGCATGGGGACCCACTTTAGATTTTGCTGATTGAAACTTGAAGACACAGACCTCTCTACACAACACAACAGAATATCTCAGAAaaacagagaaggaagaaaGTTGTGagtttttatacatttttttttttttttgatttctttaaatttttcataatgTAATAaagctatatattttttttgggtataataaggaatagagaaaaatgataatatatttaATGTAGTTTTAATTTAAGCATGTTAAGTTTTTGTTCTTTCCTTCTTTGTCAAGAaagaatttataatattatattgactctttttattgatttattgaaTAGTAAGCTATGGACCCAGATATTGATTATCCAAGTTCAGCTCCAGGCAAGTTATTACAAAACCCATTTGGCTTTATCggtttattgtaataaaatgtTGGGttccttttagttttgtctATTTTGGATTCCTGGTTGTGCacattttggttgttttttatcATGTTATATGTTTTCTAGCTACTGTTtgtatgagaatttttttttttttttactttttattttcttaagcATGTTCCATTTTGTACATGTAGAAGAAAGTTGGTACAAGGCTATGTTTTTCTAGGAGAAAACTATTTCCTGGGAAAAAGGTTTTGCAAAAGAAAATTGGGTAATGCTGTATTGCTGTCTATCAATCACTAAAAGTGGGAGGTTTGTGCAGTGGCTGTGACTTTTGCTATAGCCCAGTGAGCTCTCGCTCAAATGATACTTTCGTTTTGACAAGAACGTAGAGAGTGAGGTCGTGAGTTCAAAACCCATAGAATGTGTGGAAACTAAGTTTGTGAGTTCAGTACGCACCGAATGTGAGTAACTTACTAATCAAATAATTTTCTGCATGatcccaccccccccccccccccccccccaaaaaaaaaaaaaaaaaatcagtgagATGAGTAGGATCTCTGAGAGTATCCCTTTACAGGAAGATTTTTCTCAAgctatatattaaattaaattgaatGGAGCTAATTGAGTTTTCATTGGTCATGAGTTGAGAGAAATGTAAGGCCTTATTGTCATTAAAGTTATATTTTGCAGTCAACCTTTGTATGATTAACAGGCGTCTACAACATGCTCTACCACTTATGCTGGCAAATTGCTTGTATATTGTCTTGTGGGATATGTTTGAAACTCCGTAGCTCTGTGTACATGTTTGATAATGCAGCACATCAGATACAATGATGAAATTGCAATTTCCACAAAAATGGTTTCAGCAGTATGTACATTGTAACTTACtgaataaattttaagtatGTTGTAAATCTGCAATCATTGCTATGCTTTGATATACTCTCTCTATTGTTGTTAATTATGACGTGTATATAAAACTTGCCTTTTAGGAACTTTCCAGTTATGGCAAAGGTGTTTATGTTAGTCCAAATTTATTATGacattggtttcttttgtttatgacGTACTGGGACTAGTTATGATGAAGTCTTATGAACTTTTTTTGGTTCCATAATGCTTCTATTTGATTGCTTCTGTTGGTGTTGAGCTTCTAAAATTCTGATGATTTGATTATCAAGGGAAAAAGATTCTGATGATTTTTATGTTGAAAATAGAGTTGCATTCCAAGGtatacaaaagattgaaaataagTTCTGAAGGAGGAGATTATGGCCACAGATCATATCCTGTGACTAAGCATGATAATTTTAAACACAAGCAACAACAGGCCACATCAAGAATTCTTAATGATTCGGAACCATCTGACACTCCCAATTTGGTGCAAGTGTTGGATACAAGTATGTTTGGAAGTGTGGGGAAAGAAATAGAGGCCCTTTGTGCACGAAGGTCACAATTGCTGAAGCATGATGTTGCAAGAAATCCTAGGCTTCCCTTTACACGTTCAAATGTGTCAAACAACAGGAGTAAAGAGCCCGGTAAGTTAGTGAATCAGAGGGCCACTCATCtcacacataaaaatatcaTTGATGTAGAGGATGACTGTATGATGATTGATGCCCCTGCAGTAGTTCCAACTGTTGTAGATCTTAGTTCAGATGATGAAGACGGTGAACATCAGAGGCGTTCTAATATATATCAGAAGGTTGTGTTGAAGCCTGTCGGAAAACTTCTCATGAAGGATTCCATGGTAAGTTTTTCCTGTACATGTAACTGATACTTGCATGCCTGACAGTGCAGCACTGTAAGGGCTTCTCTACCAAGGTGTTTGTACTAGAGACCTGGGATTATGTCCTGCTTTCACTGGGGTTGATAAAGTTTATTGTCTGTATAGGGTAAGGCTACTTTCGTTTGTGTAATGATTGCTGGCTAATGACCTAAAAGAAATGCAGGGGGTCTAAATTTATCAGCTAAAGAGTTACCTTGTATAACATGTGCTCAAAGCAAGTTGACAGACTTATATAACTGACTGTGGAATGCCTGTGTTGAACTAAGAAGATCTTTATTACTTATGCTGAACTATTCTTGCATTTAAGTATCCTTTGCTTCATTGTTCATTGTCCTCGCTAATTGTTTTTCATTGCCTTATATTAAATGGTGCTGTTATGATTTTTGGTTCAGAATATTCAAAAGAGCAAAGTTGTAAAGGAACAAGTAGAAAGCATGAATGGAAAAgttaatattaataagtttcGTGCAAAAGATGATGTAGAGATTGATGATGATAGTCACCAGCCATTTcaggaaaaagaaagtaattatGAAACTAATACTGCAGACCATAGCCTGAAAGATATACAAAGAAAAGCTCCGAGCAAAGAGGTACGAAATGTGTCTTATACAGTTGATATCAGGATTGAAAAAGATGAATATGATGGCTCTAGAGATGATGTGGTGATTGAGAATGATAATcatcaaattcatcaaaaagagGAATATAATCTTCAGACATATGCTGAAGACAATGGTCTGGAGAATATATGCAAGAAGATGGCAGTCACATCAGAATGTTCCGAGGTATCTGTGTTTGATGTTAATCTTTGTATTAAGAGTTTTCATGTCATTTATTCATTAATCTTGCTTCTCAAAACATATAGACTAGTGTGGCTTCCTTTTTCTGTAAAAATAGCctccattttctttcctttaatAACTTCGGTTTGAAGTTCTGCAAATGTTTTGTGATCTCTTTTTTGCTACCTTCCTTTGTAAACCATTGCTGGCTAATgaccaaatacaaaatatagTGCAGGTGGTCTAAAATTATCAGCTGAAGAGTTACCTAAACATGCGTTCAAAGCAAACTGACCAACTTATATTTCTTTGTGGAATGCCTGCATTAGATTAAGAAGATCATTATTACTATGCCAAACTAATATAATCTCGCTTTTAATTTCCTTTGCCCTGTTATTCCTGTCCTAtccatattttttctttgcagcatattatttattggcgtgattatgataatttttggTTCAGGATCTTCTGTTGAGCAAAGTTGTAAAGGAACAAGTAGAAAGCATGATTAGTAAAGTTTGATATTAGGACAGATAAAGTGGCAATTTTGGTGCAGAGAATGTAATGATTGAGAAAGACAGTCTCTGGTTATTTcaggaaaaagaaagtaattatGAAACTTATACTGTAGATCATAGGCTGGAAGATATACGAAGTATTGCTCCAAGAAAAGAGGTGAGAAATGTGGTTGATGAAATTGATCAGGGTAGATAAAAGGTACGTATGTTGGCTCAGGAGATGATGTGGTGATTGAGGAAGACAATCACTAAACTCATCAGAAAGAGGAACATAATCTTTAAATGGATGCTGAAGATTATGGCTTGGCAAATATATGCAAGAAGATGACAATTGCACTAGAATGTCCCAAAATGTCTTTGTTTGGCTTGTTATTCATGATATTAAGACTTTTCACGTCATTTATTCATTAATCTTGCTTCTTAAAACATATAGACTAGTGCGGCTGCCATTTTCTGTAAATATTGCCTCCATTATTTTGCTTTGATAACTTTCTGAAGAGCTATGGTTGGCTACCTGATGCAAGGAGCACCagaattatttcataattttttctttcaaatttcctttgagatactagattttattttttgaattagttttcttttaaaatttggtTGTTACTGTTGGTTAGGATTTTTTGGGGTTATGTTTTATGTTTGAATTACTTTCCTTATTGATGTACTCTTTGAAAGCCTATTTAAAAAAAGGCTCCAATAAACATGTAATGGAGACTTGATGacatgaaattttgaattggAAAATTTCCAATTGCTGGGTTCTGATTCCACCTCGGTGGGTTTtatcattttccttttgttcAGTTTTCTCCTTTATCCCCCATTTGATATGGTCCGGCATCACTACCCCCTTTGTCTAACCATTGCTGGCTAACTACCATATTAAAAATAGTGCAGGGGGTCTAAACTTAAACTTATCAGCTGAACAGTCACCTTGTTTAAGATGTGTTCATAGCAAGTGATATGTAACACACTATGTGGAATCCCTTTGTTGAATTAGGAAGATCATTATTACTTGtgctaaaactaaaatattcttgcttttgagtttcttttgcattattattcttttttttttctttgcttcatTGTAATTGGTGTGGTTATTATATTCTGGTTCAGGATATTCTAAGGAGCAAAGCTGTAAGGGATAAAGTGGAAAGCATAAATGGTAAATTTGATATTAGGATAGATAAAGGTGGAAACTTTGGTGCAGAAGATGTAGTGGTTGAGGAAAACAGTCACCAGTCATTTTGGGAGAAAGAAAGTAATTATGAAACTAATAATGTAAATGATAGGCTGGAATATAAGCAAAGCAAAGCTCCCAGCAAAAAGGTAAGAAATGTTACTGATGAAATTGATATGAGGATAGATAAAGATATATATGATGGCTCAGGAGAGGGCATAGTGATTGAGGAAGACAATAACCATTCTCATTAGAAAGAGGAACATAACCTTCAAACAGATGCTGAAGATGATGGTCTGGTGAATATGTGGAATGGGGTGATAGTCGCATTAGAATGTCCTAAGGTATCTGCATTTGATTTGTTATACATCAGATTAAGAGTTTTCATGTAATCTATTTATTCATCTTGCTTCTTAAAACATATAGACTAGTGTGGCTGCCATTTTCTGTTAGATTGCctcctttttctttgctttgatATGCAGTTTTGCAAATGCCTGGAATTTTTCAGTGTTTTTGCAATATTATTTGAGGATGACCCTGACATGCTAGTTTAGGTTCTACTATTGATTAATAAGCATTTGCAGAAAATTAAGGGAATACATTAATGAattggattattattatttcttttatgctATGATTTGGAACTAGTCATCGTCAGAAGTTTGACTTTAGTTTAAAGAGCGTAGTGGTTCTGGTAGGGATAAATGAAAGAAGATGATTTGGCTCGTTTAAAGACCGCAGTGGTTCTTGTAGgtgtaaatgaaaaaagatgATTTGGCTCATTAGGCATAGGAATGGTTCAAAGTTGATATCCACCATTGGTTCTTGTAGTGGTTCCTCCAAAGGATAGTTATTGTAGGTATAAATGAAAGGAGAGAATTTGACTCATCCGAAAGATTGTTTGGTTACGTGGGCTTGTTATGCCCACAATACTTGCAACTTTCAAGATCACCTGAGATCAAGAACTGTCTcatttataaaatgtttaaattttggaCTTTGTAGACCCTCTTGAGTTTGAGATTGTAATTCTTTCAAGTTTTCCAGTACGTGTATTGTGTATTTGGTCTAATCTctcttttgaataaaattattttattcataaaaaaatatgaaacaccATTTTACATCATTCATTTTCCAgtcatataatttaaaattgtcATCCAATGTGCTGATGCTATTTCATAATCCATTTACTATCCAGTACATTCACACCAACTTGTCTGCTGATTTTATTAGATGCATTAAAAATGAAGGTCTTTTGCAATCTTAATGgttaacattaaaatttatctcattaagaaaaataacaaaattccTAATATATCACATGTTCTTCTAAGTCATTTCTACCTTGCACAAGCACATTTCTTCCAAAGCATGAATACTTCCCTAAAGGAGACCATATTATATTTGATGCATGTGGATATGAATGAGATGCATGTCAGATGCATGCCATATAGAGATATAACCCTAAGTTGAAAAATCATCTAAAAGGTATCTAGATTAAGCTTTAAGCTTATTTCTGATATGCATGCATTCCACCATATTTGTGTCTAGTCTGTGTTTGTACTACACAAGCTTCTTTCTCTTCAAagactcatttttttttttctttgaaaagactttttttctttctcaaaccaATCCATTTCCCACCCCTTTTTTTTGCAAacattttgaatttgaggtatgttttcttcatttgaagctcTGAAATACCCAcaccattttgttttgtttttgttttttttttttttccttgttttaatTCAGTTGTTACTACAAGTGGGTGGCTAAACTCGGGGTACTCCTCATAAAGGAGACCAAACACTGCTGATGCTACTGAATTACAAGTTCTTTGGCATGAAGGTTTTTGTTCATGTAATTAtttgaattacaagaaaatatttcatcactcatcacatactcagggggggggggaagtgGGAGTTTGTTCACAAAAATTccctttctttaatttattatttaaagaaagGGAATTTTTGTGAACCAGTCCCTttctttatactttttttttttttaaatttattatttaattttaattgtttccAACAATTGGGGGGTGAACCCTGATTGACCTCGTAAAGGAGACCAGGCAATGCTATTGAAATTCAAGGCTCTTGATGTGAAGGTTATTATTCATGTAATCATTTGAATTACAAGAAATATTCCTgatttttgtgtgagtaaaacaacagaaaatgcttttttttggggctcattttcaagattgtaattaaacacaagAAAACTGGTCATTTTTGGGAAATTGCTTTCTAGAAAACGAGtcattttcccccaaaaaaaaaaaattttttttttcccttggaTCAAGTGGAGATTCTTTTTGCAGTGCATGTTCTCTTCCCATAGTAGTGTAAAAGGTGGATCTATTGATTTTGGGTTGCAACATACCTCAAATGCATGAATTTTGTAGTTTGCTGTATCAAATGTTGTTTCTAACCATACTTTTTTCTCGGCATGAGTTTTGATGGTTCGAATTAATTTTTATACAATTGTAAACTGGAGGTCATTCATTCACTATGTAGACAAAATATAGTGCAATCTAAGGCCAAAAACATTTTATGCTTTTTAATAGTGATGTGAACATTTTTACCATGCATTATCTCATGCCCAAAAACATTTTATGCTTTTTATTAGTGAAGTGAACATTTTTACCATGAATGTATCTTTTGCAACGTGAGAATGTAATGCAGTGCCTCTAGTAAGCAACAGTTTTGGTGTGAATAAGTTTAGTGTATCAGTGAAGTGTATACGTACAATTTGTAATGCAATGATATTTCTAGTCTTTGCATTTCCTTGACATTAGAAGTTGCTCATGTGGGATCTTTAAATGCATTGTCTTTGATAGAGCAGCACTGTTATGGTTTGTTTTGACATGGGATTAGCACGTCTGCTCAAGCCTGATGATCTGGTCCAATAATAATATTCTCCTGGAGCCTTACTTGACAATCTGTTTGACCATCCCGCACAgaatattttaattcttaacCTGTGTCGGAATGTTAATTTTGTGGCTGGGTGTGTGTGTTTGTCAATGATTTGGTTCTGTTTTCTATTTCTGTTCCCCTTTTTCCCTGGGAAGGGTTTTTATTTCTGTATGTTTTCAACTATGTGAAATATGATTTATAATTTACTCTTCTTTCCATTTGTGTTCTTTTGTAATTAATTGCATGAAATTTCATCTCATTTTCAATATGCTGggtgttattttattttcagtttgGGTGCTTCAGTTTAGGTGTTACCATTTGCAAATTTAATTGTCAGAATCAGCAAAAggacattatttttttgttcctagaatttcaaaattagtGCAATTTATTGTTCTAATGACATATCTATCCTATTCTTCCATTATTGGTAGGACTATCATATTCCACTTAGTAACCATGCAAAAGGCGGAGCTCAATCCCTTAGTTACCCTGCAAAAGGCGGAACTCAACAAGAAGAAGCAAGAGGTGAACttgaaatcaagaaagaaaaaggtgtTTATGTTGGCGTAGAAGATGAAGACAATTAtcaaactgaaactgaaaatgaCGGGCTGCAAGATATTTGGAAGGAGATGTCAATGGCATTGGAATGTTCAAAGGTACAATTATGTATAATCATTCTTGTTATAAGTATTGGTTAAATGATTACATTTACCATATCCGAATAGCTCAAGCTTTTGAGACAATAGGTAATTTAACATAATATCAGAGCAAGGTCCAGTTTAACATACATCCAAGTTATTTTCTTCTATTAAACCTTTCTTCCTGTAATTTTTTCTCAGCTATCTTTGCATTGCATAAGCTCTTTTCTAGTTTgtctttacatttatattttactttcaaattttttttcttggggtGGGGGTAATTGTGGAACAAGAACTTCACTAATTTTCAGCTCAATTATTATGAATGGAAATTTCCACACAAGCTGAGGCAATATTACTCATACCCAATCATGAGAATCTAGGTTTCACTTTGAGGTGTATGCTTGGCATTACCAAAAACTAGAAAATAGGCGCATGGTTGTCTACCTTGTTAATTTAATAGACCGGAGAAACACTCTTTTGCTTATGGGAAATAGTTATAAACTTATAACTGACTTTTCATTATTGACTCTAATATTTCATTAATCTTATGCTGGTTCACTAGAATTTTGCTCTAGATCCTTCATCTGATGTAGAAGTGAGAGAAAGTGAGGAGGACTGTGAtcattcttttgttttaaaggATGATCTTGGTTATCTTTGTCGCATTTGTGGGGTTATTGACAGAGGAATTGAGACCATATTTGAGTTCCAGTACAATAAGGTGAGATTTTTCTGTTGGTgtatttattcaaattttatattactGTACTCCTTTAGTTTGCTAATTTGGCTGCATCAGCTCTGTGTGCATGGAATTAGAATTAAAATTGCAATTGGATGTTCTAACTGGtgccttttttttgttaatatctAAATACTAGTGTTATAGTTGCTATTACTTTTATGGTAAAAGTTGATCTGTTAATTGATGCTTGATATTATTGACTTCTGGTTCTGAAATTAAAATCATCAGTAATAAATGGATATGCTTGAGCCCATATTTGGATATTTTGATGCCTTGTTAACTAATGTCTTTTTTTGGGAATCCAATAGCCTTTCTGATTATTATTTCCATTTTATTTCAGTACAAAAGGAGTACTCGAACACACATTTCTGATTCTTGGAATGGCAAAGACAGAGACTCAACTGAGATGGTTGGAGTTAAATTTTCTGAAGATGATCTGACAGTAACTGATATCTCTGCCCATCCAAGGCATATGAAGCAAATGAAACTTCATCAGGAGGAGGGTTTCAATTTTCTTGTTAGCAACTTGGTGGGTGATAATCCTGGGGGCTGTATCTTGGCCCATGCTCCTGGATCTGGAAAGACATTTATGATAATCAGTTTTATGCAAAGTTTCCTGGGAAAATATCCACAGGCTAGACCACTGGTTGTGCTTCCTAAAGGAATCTTGGCAACATGGAAAAAGGAGTTCAAGACATGGCAAGTAGAGGATATTCCACTGTATGATTTTTACACTGCCAAAGCAGAAAATCGATCTCAGCAACTGGAGGTGTTGCATAAGTGGGTAGAGCATAAGAGTATCCTATTTCTTGGTTACAAACAATTTTCTACTATTGTTTGTGATGATGGAAACAGTGAGATCTCTACTTCATGTCAAGAGATACTTCTTAAGGTTCCTTCAATTCTTATTCTGGATGAAGGGCACACTCCGAGAAATGAGAACACCGACGTGTTGCAGTCCCTCGCGAAAGTTCAGACACCTAGAAAGGTTGTACTGTCAGGAACCCTCTACCAAAATCACGTCAAAGAAGTGTTCAACATCATCAATCTTGTTCGACCAAAGTTTCTGCGGATGGAAACCTCTAGGTCTCTTGTGAAGCGTATCATGAGTAGAGTAGATATACCAGGTGCAAGAAAGCAGTTCAAAGCAGGTTCTGATTCAGCCTTTTATGACTTGGTTGAACACACTTTACAGAAGGACCAAGATTTTAGAAGGAAAGTGACAGTCATACAAGATCTGCGCGAGATGACTAGCAAGATCCTTCACTACTATAAAGGGGATTTCCTAGATGAGCTTCCTGGTCTTGTTGACTTTACTGTAATACTGAATCTTAGTTCAAGACAGAAGCTTGAAGTtcagaaattaaagaagatggGGAGGAATTTCAAGATAAGCTCTGTTGGGAGTGCTGTCTATCTTCACCCAAAACTGAATTCTTTCTCAGAGAATCAGTACGCATCTGATCATATGGTGGATGAGATGATAGGGAAATTAGATGTGAGTGAGGGAGTGAAAGCAAAATTCTTTCTCAACATGCTTAGCTTATGTGAATCTGCTGGAGAGAAGCTACTGGTTTTCAGTCAGTATCTCCTACCCTTAAAATTTCTGGAGAGATTAGCAGTGAAAATGAAGGGTTGGAGTCTTGGAAGAGAACTCTTTGTGATTACAGGTGATTCAAGTTCTGACCATCGCGAATGGTCCATGGAGCAGTTCAACAATTCCCCTGATGCCAAAGTGTTCTTTGGCTCTATCAAGGCATGTGGGGAGGGTATTTCTTTGGTTGGGGCATCCCGTGTTATAATAATGGACATTCATCTGAATCCTTCAGTGACCCGCCAAGCTATAGGTCGTGCATTTCGACCAGGTCAAAAGAAGAAAGTGTTTGTATATAGATTGGTGGCAGCTGATTCACTTGAGGAGGAAGATCACAGCATTTGCTTCAAGAAGGAATTAATTTCCAAGATGTGGTTCGAATGGGATGAGTATTGTGGTTATCAGGATTTTGAAGTGGAGACTATTGACGTGAAAGAGTGCGGTGATCTCTTCTTGGAAAGTTCACAGTTAGGGGAAGATGTAAGGGTTCTGTACAAAAGGTTtgtatgcacatctatctttgtcCATTGTCATGATCCAGACATGAATACAAAATAGTTCTGCTCTTaactttttttctatatatttttcagATAGATCCTAGCATCATTCTAGGTCTGAGCACTGGAGTAGGCTCAAGTATTTCTTACTTTCGATCTGCCTGAGTAAGAATCTTCATCTGTTCATACTAGTTTGTGTATGCTGGCTCATGAACTTAAATGTAGTTTTTGAAACTGACAACagttttttatgctttttcagTAATCCATTTTAAATTGCATTttctggtttttctttctttgctaAGGAAGCACCTGTATAAGCATAATCTCTCCAATGGAGTCCTTGATTATGTCCAATCAAATGCTTAATGGCATGCGAAAATTTCCTTATTGATCTTAGTTTATGTAACATGTCTTTGTACAGGCAGTTTTCCATTACTGTTACTAGAATCAGTCTGTAATAAATGTCTGtttacaaggttttttttttttttttttttttttaaatgttttttttactGCAGGTGTTcattattagttattttataatacatgttatgatgtttggaaaattattttcgattatttattatatttcactaaaataatgaagacaaaaaattgtaatccaatatatttttaagtaacCATAACTAATTAGACCCTAAAAATGCCACcacatgcctttttttttttctttttctttttaaaatcagGCATAGATGTATATTTGGTTTTTACATTtgacatttttaatataaaacttcttattatttctttttactttttttaggagtatttcttaaaaagaaaaaaatgtgaaCTTTTGGAGGTTGACAATTTTAGATTTAAGgtctataatttttaatttgtaaaactaAATATACTCCTCAAGTAACTCAAAAATAATACAACATTTgaacaaagaaatataaaattctaCTATTTCATaatagaatttcaaaaaaaaagatagaaattttttatataactgaaataaaatgcaagaaCAAAATCAATCTTCAACATCCACTATggcaccaaacaaaaaaaaaagccacaaacTATTTACACAAGTgaaataaaattcaagaaaataaaacttcaaCCTCCACTATTCGCAGATTTGACTGCGGCATGTGGGACAAGTATTCTGCCTCATCAACCAAGGAAGAATGCAAGACTCGTGATAAAAATGTGCGCAGTCCGTCCTAACGATCGTGGACCCAACTGTTGAAGAAAAATCCTCTAAACACACAGAGCAAGTGCCAAAATCCTcaccatcttcatcatcatcattatcagcCCCCAACTTTTCAATGTCAATGAGTTCTACCTCGGCTGCAatggaatagccaaaagggT
This genomic window contains:
- the LOC115967768 gene encoding protein CHROMATIN REMODELING 35-like isoform X1, with the protein product MDPDIDYPSSAPELHSKVYKRLKISSEGGDYGHRSYPVTKHDNFKHKQQQATSRILNDSEPSDTPNLVQVLDTSMFGSVGKEIEALCARRSQLLKHDVARNPRLPFTRSNVSNNRSKEPVVPTVVDLSSDDEDGEHQRRSNIYQKVVLKPVGKLLMKDSMNIQKSKVVKEQVESMNGKVNINKFRAKDDVEIDDDSHQPFQEKESNYETNTADHSLKDIQRKAPSKEVRNVSYTVDIRIEKDEYDGSRDDVVIENDNHQIHQKEEYNLQTYAEDNGLENICKKMAVTSECSEDYHIPLSNHAKGGAQSLSYPAKGGTQQEEARGELEIKKEKGVYVGVEDEDNYQTETENDGLQDIWKEMSMALECSKNFALDPSSDVEVRESEEDCDHSFVLKDDLGYLCRICGVIDRGIETIFEFQYNKYKRSTRTHISDSWNGKDRDSTEMVGVKFSEDDLTVTDISAHPRHMKQMKLHQEEGFNFLVSNLVGDNPGGCILAHAPGSGKTFMIISFMQSFLGKYPQARPLVVLPKGILATWKKEFKTWQVEDIPLYDFYTAKAENRSQQLEVLHKWVEHKSILFLGYKQFSTIVCDDGNSEISTSCQEILLKVPSILILDEGHTPRNENTDVLQSLAKVQTPRKVVLSGTLYQNHVKEVFNIINLVRPKFLRMETSRSLVKRIMSRVDIPGARKQFKAGSDSAFYDLVEHTLQKDQDFRRKVTVIQDLREMTSKILHYYKGDFLDELPGLVDFTVILNLSSRQKLEVQKLKKMGRNFKISSVGSAVYLHPKLNSFSENQYASDHMVDEMIGKLDVSEGVKAKFFLNMLSLCESAGEKLLVFSQYLLPLKFLERLAVKMKGWSLGRELFVITGDSSSDHREWSMEQFNNSPDAKVFFGSIKACGEGISLVGASRVIIMDIHLNPSVTRQAIGRAFRPGQKKKVFVYRLVAADSLEEEDHSICFKKELISKMWFEWDEYCGYQDFEVETIDVKECGDLFLESSQLGEDVRVLYKR
- the LOC115967768 gene encoding protein CHROMATIN REMODELING 35-like isoform X2, which gives rise to MNGKVNINKFRAKDDVEIDDDSHQPFQEKESNYETNTADHSLKDIQRKAPSKEVRNVSYTVDIRIEKDEYDGSRDDVVIENDNHQIHQKEEYNLQTYAEDNGLENICKKMAVTSECSEDYHIPLSNHAKGGAQSLSYPAKGGTQQEEARGELEIKKEKGVYVGVEDEDNYQTETENDGLQDIWKEMSMALECSKNFALDPSSDVEVRESEEDCDHSFVLKDDLGYLCRICGVIDRGIETIFEFQYNKYKRSTRTHISDSWNGKDRDSTEMVGVKFSEDDLTVTDISAHPRHMKQMKLHQEEGFNFLVSNLVGDNPGGCILAHAPGSGKTFMIISFMQSFLGKYPQARPLVVLPKGILATWKKEFKTWQVEDIPLYDFYTAKAENRSQQLEVLHKWVEHKSILFLGYKQFSTIVCDDGNSEISTSCQEILLKVPSILILDEGHTPRNENTDVLQSLAKVQTPRKVVLSGTLYQNHVKEVFNIINLVRPKFLRMETSRSLVKRIMSRVDIPGARKQFKAGSDSAFYDLVEHTLQKDQDFRRKVTVIQDLREMTSKILHYYKGDFLDELPGLVDFTVILNLSSRQKLEVQKLKKMGRNFKISSVGSAVYLHPKLNSFSENQYASDHMVDEMIGKLDVSEGVKAKFFLNMLSLCESAGEKLLVFSQYLLPLKFLERLAVKMKGWSLGRELFVITGDSSSDHREWSMEQFNNSPDAKVFFGSIKACGEGISLVGASRVIIMDIHLNPSVTRQAIGRAFRPGQKKKVFVYRLVAADSLEEEDHSICFKKELISKMWFEWDEYCGYQDFEVETIDVKECGDLFLESSQLGEDVRVLYKR